The Anastrepha ludens isolate Willacy chromosome 2, idAnaLude1.1, whole genome shotgun sequence genome contains a region encoding:
- the LOC128855974 gene encoding protein BCCIP homolog, with product MSANKKKNLNAVEEDPANDDSDSSSESDEDGAHPDAYTGNEEVEVDFEGRAPTDPDCHGISQLLQRIFLQAPINTMQMAQMIIGQNYVGSVIYQCEQDGAESDIDDDMVEDGTIFGITTVINMTAKKDVACIEQLRGYIVQRAEKHATDSVLTHFRDVLGNDGRPVGFLINERFINIPAQISIPLLENLYKEVLTAKQKGMKFNFSYYLMIIKFYRKEARKGKAAEDTFTNLEEEVICSKAVNSFEYSVVNECDVGMSGDWLEGDATLIPYRKIILFDAKQLPQLIDDIRNFINGV from the exons ATGTcagcaaataaaaagaaaaatctaaATGCGGTGGAAGAAGACCCAGCGAATGATGATTCGGACAGCTCAAGTGAATCAGACGAAGATGGAGCACATCCTGATGCCTACACCGGCAATGAG GAAGTGGAAGTCGACTTCGAAGGGCGCGCGCCTACCGATCCCGATTGTCATGGAATTTCTCAGCTATTACAACGGATCTTTTTACAAGCACCGATCAACACCATGCAAATGGCTCAAATGATAATTG GTCAGAATTACGTGGGCAGTGTAATTTATCAATGTGAGCAGGACGGCGCAGAGAGTGACATAGACGATGACATGGTTGAAGATGGAACAATATTTGGCATTACTACCGTTATTAATATGACTGCGAAGAAGGATGTTGCTTGTATAGAGCAACTACGTGGATACATAGTACAACGAGCAGAAAAGCATGCAACAGACTCTGTTTTGACGCACTTCCGCGATGTGCTTGGCAACGATGGCCGACCAGTGGGTTTCCTAATCAATGAGCGTTTCATCAACATACCGGCACAGATTTCAATACCATTGCTAGAAAACTTGTATAAGGAAGTATTGACAGCCAAACAGAAGGGCATGAAATTCAATTTTAGTTACTATTTGATGATTATCAAGTTTTATCGAAAAGAAGCACGTAAGGGAAAAGCAGCTGAGGATACATTCACTAACCTTGAAGAGGAAGTGATTTGTTCCAAAGCTGTAAACTCTTTCGAATATTCTGTCGTAAATGAGTGCGATGTGGGTATGAGTGGGGATTGGCTGGAAGGTGATGCGACTTTAATACCTTACAGAAAGATTATTTTGTTCGATGCGAAACAGCTTCCACAATTGATAGATGACATACGAAATTTTATCAACGGAGTTTAA